The Methanothrix soehngenii GP6 genome has a window encoding:
- a CDS encoding H/ACA ribonucleoprotein complex subunit GAR1 — translation MKRLGTALHVVQNKLIVQSEEIVGSETAIPRGNSWVVDQKRTRVGKVFDIFGPIDRPYIIVRPNRGTDAAAHIGKKLYIDEAPGRDSKWKKLKS, via the coding sequence TTGAAGAGACTAGGCACCGCGCTTCATGTCGTGCAGAATAAACTGATAGTCCAGAGTGAAGAGATCGTTGGAAGCGAGACCGCTATCCCCAGGGGTAACTCCTGGGTGGTGGATCAGAAAAGGACCAGGGTCGGAAAGGTTTTCGATATATTCGGTCCCATCGATCGTCCATATATAATCGTTCGGCCGAATAGAGGAACAGATGCCGCTGCCCACATCGGAAAGAAGCTCTATATCGATGAGGCGCCGGGGAGAGATAGCAAGTGGAAGAAATTGAAAAGCTGA
- the ndk gene encoding nucleoside-diphosphate kinase has product MERTFVMVKPDGVQRGLVGKILQRIEEKGFKIVAMKLAAMPEAKAKEHYAEHVGKKFYQDLVDFITSGPSVSLVVEGRGAIAAMRKMNGATNPVEAVPGTIRGDWGIETGRNVVHGSDSPASASREIALHFDPSELVTYKRIDEEWLYE; this is encoded by the coding sequence ATCGAAAGAACATTCGTCATGGTCAAGCCCGATGGAGTGCAAAGAGGCCTGGTGGGCAAGATCCTGCAACGTATTGAAGAGAAGGGCTTCAAGATCGTTGCCATGAAGCTCGCTGCGATGCCTGAAGCGAAGGCTAAAGAGCATTACGCAGAGCATGTGGGCAAGAAGTTCTACCAGGATCTGGTGGACTTCATCACCTCAGGACCATCCGTCTCCCTGGTGGTCGAGGGAAGGGGTGCCATTGCCGCCATGAGAAAGATGAACGGCGCCACAAATCCAGTGGAGGCCGTACCGGGAACCATTCGCGGCGACTGGGGCATTGAGACGGGACGGAATGTGGTGCACGGCTCAGACTCCCCGGCGTCAGCATCTCGCGAGATCGCTCTTCACTTTGATCCCTCCGAGCTGGTGACATACAAGCGAATAGATGAAGAATGGCTCTACGAGTAG
- the thsA gene encoding thermosome subunit alpha, which translates to MAGMGGTPVIILRDTRRESGNEAISNNIMAARAVANAVRSSMGPKGMDKLLVDSIGDVTITNDGVTILKEMDVQHPAAKMLIEAAKTQDKEVGDGTTTVAVLAGELLRKAEVLLDQKVHPTMIVQGYRMAADEAVKIAKSIAFEAQESDRVLLERIARTAMTGKLADSPDSKMAGYAVDLVLNATEDYGDKRVFDMDRVNVEKKVGESTADSEIIEGVVIDKEIVHQNMPRKVTDAKVALLSCPIESKDTETKTEVQITSSDQFQMFMEHEKKRVKEAADKVIASGANVVFCQKGIDDLAQHYLAQAGVLALRRVIKKDLDKLAKATGANIVTSLDELKPSDLGSAALVEERRVGSGIMTFITGTKKSAATLLLRGGTQQVLDGLERALDDALHAVADVVEDKKLVVGGAAPEIEIALRLREYAATLKGREQLAVAKFAEAMEIVPKTLAENAGFDAIDKVVELKSRHSSNKNIGLNAYTGETVDMYELGVVEPLRVKIQAILSATDAACLILRIDDVLASTKEPPARGAGGMPPGMGGMGGMGGMPGMGMGGMPPGMF; encoded by the coding sequence ATGGCAGGAATGGGTGGAACACCAGTTATCATTTTAAGAGATACCCGCAGAGAATCGGGAAACGAAGCCATTTCGAATAATATAATGGCCGCCCGCGCAGTGGCCAATGCCGTGCGCAGCTCAATGGGCCCCAAAGGCATGGACAAGCTGCTGGTGGATTCCATTGGCGACGTCACCATCACCAACGATGGGGTGACCATCCTCAAGGAAATGGATGTGCAGCACCCTGCTGCCAAGATGCTCATCGAGGCTGCCAAGACCCAGGATAAAGAGGTGGGTGACGGCACCACCACTGTAGCTGTGCTGGCGGGGGAGCTTCTCAGGAAAGCGGAGGTGCTCTTAGACCAGAAGGTCCACCCCACTATGATCGTGCAGGGCTATAGAATGGCAGCTGATGAAGCAGTAAAGATCGCAAAGTCAATCGCCTTCGAGGCCCAGGAGTCAGATCGGGTGCTGCTGGAGAGAATCGCCCGGACCGCTATGACCGGCAAGCTGGCAGATTCTCCTGACAGCAAGATGGCCGGATATGCCGTTGATCTGGTCCTCAATGCCACCGAGGACTATGGGGATAAGAGGGTCTTCGACATGGACAGGGTCAACGTGGAGAAGAAGGTGGGCGAGAGCACAGCAGACTCAGAGATCATCGAGGGAGTGGTGATCGACAAGGAGATCGTCCACCAGAATATGCCCCGCAAGGTCACAGATGCCAAGGTGGCCCTGCTCTCCTGCCCCATCGAGTCCAAGGACACTGAGACCAAGACTGAGGTCCAGATCACCTCCTCCGATCAGTTCCAGATGTTCATGGAGCATGAGAAGAAGAGGGTAAAAGAGGCAGCAGATAAGGTGATCGCCAGCGGCGCAAATGTGGTCTTCTGCCAGAAGGGCATCGACGACCTGGCCCAGCATTACCTTGCACAAGCGGGGGTCCTCGCCCTGAGAAGGGTGATCAAGAAGGACCTGGACAAGCTTGCCAAGGCCACGGGAGCTAACATCGTCACCAGCCTGGATGAATTGAAACCCTCGGACCTCGGATCCGCCGCTCTGGTGGAGGAGCGGAGGGTGGGAAGTGGGATAATGACCTTCATCACCGGCACCAAGAAAAGCGCTGCAACCCTACTCCTCCGGGGAGGAACCCAGCAAGTCCTGGATGGCCTGGAGAGGGCCCTTGACGATGCCTTACATGCGGTGGCAGACGTGGTGGAGGACAAGAAGCTGGTGGTTGGCGGTGCAGCCCCGGAGATCGAGATCGCATTGCGCCTGCGCGAATATGCCGCCACCCTGAAGGGAAGGGAGCAGCTTGCCGTCGCCAAGTTCGCTGAGGCGATGGAGATCGTGCCCAAGACTCTGGCCGAGAACGCTGGCTTTGATGCCATCGATAAGGTGGTTGAGCTGAAGAGCAGGCACTCCAGCAACAAGAACATAGGGCTCAATGCCTATACCGGGGAGACGGTGGATATGTATGAGCTGGGCGTGGTCGAGCCCCTGCGGGTTAAGATTCAGGCCATTTTGTCAGCCACTGATGCTGCTTGCTTGATACTGCGCATCGATGATGTCTTAGCCTCCACCAAGGAACCTCCTGCACGCGGTGCAGGCGGCATGCCTCCTGGGATGGGGGGCATGGGTGGAATGGGAGGAATGCCCGGAATGGGGATGGGAGGAATGCCTCCCGGGATGTTCTGA
- a CDS encoding HemK2/MTQ2 family protein methyltransferase, which translates to MEIICPGFGSCEVYHPDEDTFLLLQAAIKEARPEDHVLEVGCGSGLVSLELARQVESLVALDINPHAVRATRERGVEVIRSDLFEGIRGKFDLIIFNPPYLPTKQAERSDQWINYALDGGESGRETIGRFLLDLAEHLRPGGRALLLISSLSGPEEVEMMAGDAGLITERVASKGCFFEKLMVLRITVRN; encoded by the coding sequence ATTGAGATAATTTGTCCAGGATTCGGGTCTTGTGAGGTTTATCATCCGGACGAGGATACATTTCTCCTCTTGCAGGCGGCCATAAAAGAGGCCCGCCCAGAGGATCATGTGCTCGAGGTAGGCTGCGGTTCGGGTCTCGTATCCCTGGAATTGGCCAGACAGGTGGAGAGCCTTGTCGCCCTGGACATAAATCCTCATGCAGTCAGGGCGACCAGGGAGAGAGGGGTGGAGGTGATAAGATCCGACCTCTTCGAAGGAATAAGAGGGAAATTCGATCTGATCATCTTCAATCCCCCTTACCTTCCCACAAAACAGGCAGAGAGAAGCGATCAATGGATCAACTATGCCCTGGACGGAGGGGAGAGCGGCAGGGAGACCATAGGCCGGTTCTTGCTCGATCTGGCGGAGCATCTCCGGCCGGGGGGAAGAGCACTGCTGCTCATATCCAGCCTGAGCGGACCGGAGGAGGTGGAGATGATGGCAGGGGACGCCGGGCTTATCACAGAGCGGGTGGCCAGCAAGGGATGCTTTTTTGAAAAGCTCATGGTGCTGAGGATCACAGTCCGCAATTGA
- a CDS encoding TMEM165/GDT1 family protein, with product MAMPLNEIIIPLIAIGLAEMGDKTQLSVILLSSRTREYIPLLAGVMLAFLITDGFAILIGSWMTGIIPLDLLKLISGGVFILFGALILRGDQKEAEEERGLSSGNALLSGFSLIFLSEWGDKTQIASALFATEYNPIMVFIGVMAALFILSVMAIYLGQIISQKVDRKLVSRIAGTLFLIIGIAIILSLLAPYAFAIGL from the coding sequence ATGGCCATGCCGCTTAACGAGATCATAATTCCCCTCATCGCCATCGGCCTGGCGGAGATGGGCGACAAAACTCAGCTCTCTGTGATACTCCTCTCCTCCCGCACCCGGGAGTACATCCCGCTCCTGGCCGGAGTCATGCTAGCTTTTCTGATCACAGATGGATTTGCCATTCTCATAGGCTCCTGGATGACAGGCATAATTCCCCTCGATCTGCTAAAACTGATATCTGGCGGGGTGTTCATTCTGTTTGGAGCATTGATTCTCAGAGGAGACCAAAAGGAGGCAGAAGAAGAGAGGGGGCTATCGTCCGGGAACGCTCTTCTATCCGGATTTTCCCTTATCTTTTTATCGGAGTGGGGAGACAAGACCCAGATCGCATCCGCCCTCTTTGCCACGGAGTATAATCCAATCATGGTCTTCATAGGGGTTATGGCAGCGCTATTCATCCTCTCCGTTATGGCAATCTATCTGGGGCAAATCATCTCTCAGAAGGTCGACAGGAAGCTGGTATCCAGGATAGCGGGCACCCTATTCTTGATAATAGGCATCGCTATCATCCTCTCTCTGTTGGCGCCATATGCGTTTGCTATTGGATTATAA
- a CDS encoding cold-shock protein: MVDGTVKFFNRVKNFGFIAGDDGKDYFVHVTGLKPGVAIDEGDKVSFDVIEGEKGPKADKVEKV, from the coding sequence ATGGTAGATGGAACAGTTAAGTTTTTCAATCGAGTCAAGAACTTTGGATTCATTGCTGGTGACGATGGTAAGGACTATTTCGTTCATGTGACTGGTTTGAAGCCCGGTGTCGCAATCGATGAGGGCGACAAGGTGAGCTTCGATGTCATTGAGGGCGAGAAAGGCCCCAAGGCCGATAAGGTAGAAAAGGTTTAG
- a CDS encoding acylphosphatase — protein sequence MRRLTAYISGKVQKTGYRARVVSIARDFGLTGYVQNLDDGRVKVVAEGQDYDLGSLLAAIDIKNTLIQVADIQKEYSAAANEFQGFFKVVSGSGETDQRIDQAAELLKELISVNKDVLKEIKATRVELKDEIRATREELKEEIRATRDEVKATRDEVKATRVELKDEIRVTRDDLKAEIVGVRDQVKSSADLLAEKIDSAKEEIAVSIDDIRSDYRDDLTERLAKIEEDISQIKAKTGI from the coding sequence ATGCGCAGGCTGACCGCTTATATCTCCGGCAAGGTTCAGAAGACTGGCTACCGGGCCAGGGTGGTTTCCATTGCCAGGGACTTTGGACTGACCGGCTACGTCCAGAACCTCGATGACGGCCGGGTCAAGGTGGTGGCAGAAGGGCAAGACTACGACCTGGGGAGCCTACTTGCCGCCATAGACATCAAGAATACTCTGATTCAGGTGGCAGATATCCAGAAGGAGTATTCAGCTGCAGCAAATGAGTTCCAGGGATTTTTTAAGGTGGTCTCGGGCAGTGGAGAGACCGATCAGAGGATCGATCAAGCAGCGGAATTGCTCAAGGAGCTGATCTCTGTAAACAAGGATGTGCTGAAGGAGATAAAAGCCACCAGAGTGGAACTGAAAGATGAGATACGAGCCACTCGCGAGGAGCTCAAGGAAGAGATAAGGGCCACTCGCGATGAGGTGAAAGCCACGCGTGACGAGGTCAAAGCCACCCGCGTAGAACTAAAGGACGAGATAAGGGTCACAAGAGACGACCTGAAAGCGGAGATCGTTGGGGTAAGAGATCAGGTCAAATCATCCGCAGATCTGCTGGCAGAAAAAATAGACTCCGCCAAAGAGGAAATCGCAGTTAGTATTGATGATATCCGTTCAGATTATAGAGATGATCTAACCGAGAGGCTGGCAAAGATAGAAGAGGACATCTCGCAGATAAAGGCTAAAACAGGAATCTGA
- a CDS encoding NOG1 family protein — protein sequence MFERLPTIPTSQELLDKSFRRATRAADNESMVLNAGNILSDNLANLIRKFPSFENLPPFYREMVEITVGVDKIRISLSRLRWASRQTRLITREYVGKIRRARGTDSTPLRKSAFGRFSSVMRSIEKDMLFLNSARNLLRKMPTIDPEAPTILIAGYPNVGKSSFIIRITGAKPEVASYPFTTRGIIVGHFVRDDKRYQVVDTPGLLDRPMSERNEIERQTVAALSHLQGVVLYILDPSEHCGYPLDSQLRLAEDLSNWIRLPMLIVANKVDIKRYSDLAEMSTETGEGVSLVLERLIALLDSKGDGLAGSSDADKSIFIK from the coding sequence ATGTTTGAGCGTCTTCCAACTATCCCCACATCGCAGGAGCTTTTAGATAAATCATTCCGGCGCGCCACCCGTGCTGCCGACAATGAGTCCATGGTCCTGAATGCAGGCAATATCCTCTCAGATAACCTTGCCAATTTGATCCGGAAGTTTCCCTCCTTTGAGAACCTGCCTCCTTTTTACAGAGAGATGGTGGAGATAACGGTTGGCGTAGATAAGATCCGTATCAGCTTATCTCGCCTGCGCTGGGCCTCCAGGCAGACAAGACTGATAACCAGAGAATATGTGGGAAAGATCCGGCGGGCCAGGGGGACGGACAGCACTCCCCTCCGAAAGTCGGCCTTTGGGCGCTTCTCATCGGTGATGAGATCGATTGAAAAGGATATGCTGTTCCTGAATTCTGCCCGGAATCTGCTTCGCAAGATGCCGACCATAGACCCGGAAGCTCCAACCATTCTCATCGCCGGTTATCCCAATGTGGGGAAATCAAGCTTCATCATCCGCATCACTGGGGCAAAACCAGAAGTGGCAAGCTATCCTTTTACCACTCGGGGGATAATTGTGGGCCACTTCGTTCGGGACGATAAGAGGTATCAGGTGGTGGACACTCCCGGATTGCTCGACCGGCCAATGTCGGAGCGAAATGAGATCGAGAGGCAGACCGTGGCTGCCCTCAGCCATCTGCAGGGGGTAGTGCTATACATTCTGGACCCAAGCGAGCACTGCGGCTATCCTCTGGATTCACAGCTTCGTCTGGCCGAGGATCTATCCAATTGGATCAGGCTGCCCATGCTGATCGTCGCCAATAAGGTTGATATCAAGAGATACAGTGATCTGGCAGAGATGTCCACCGAGACCGGAGAAGGCGTCTCTCTAGTGCTGGAGAGGCTGATCGCTCTCCTGGATAGTAAAGGCGATGGACTTGCGGGCAGTTCTGATGCTGATAAGTCTATATTTATAAAATGA
- a CDS encoding heparan-alpha-glucosaminide N-acetyltransferase — MDDRRTVCLWEVDFLRGLAIVMMVIFHLAYDLDFFRIHEIDLSGGFWFYLARFTASLFLLLVGISLTLSYSRAKLAGQRNQYPFRLLKRSLWIMSLALGITLVTYIVIGRGFIVFGILHLISISILLAYPLLRLGRMNLLLGLAAILLGLYIQELEVDFFWLIWLGLAPRSFTSLDYVPLLPWFGVVLMGMAGGALLYKDLGRRFPLPDISAWPPVRGLIFLGRNSLAIYILHQPLLLGLIYLAEGPSLFSFAWK, encoded by the coding sequence ATGGATGACCGCCGGACGGTCTGCCTCTGGGAGGTGGATTTTCTTCGAGGACTGGCCATTGTAATGATGGTCATCTTCCACCTGGCGTATGACCTGGACTTCTTCAGGATCCATGAGATTGATCTGTCCGGAGGATTCTGGTTTTATCTGGCCCGCTTCACTGCCTCCCTCTTTCTCCTGCTGGTTGGCATCTCCCTCACCCTGAGCTATTCCCGGGCGAAATTGGCCGGCCAGCGGAATCAATACCCTTTCAGGCTCTTGAAAAGAAGCCTCTGGATAATGAGCCTGGCCCTGGGAATTACCCTTGTAACCTATATCGTCATTGGAAGGGGATTTATTGTCTTTGGAATACTCCACCTCATCTCCATTTCCATACTCTTAGCCTATCCCCTCCTCCGCCTGGGCAGAATGAACCTCCTTTTAGGGCTGGCAGCGATCTTGCTGGGCCTGTACATCCAGGAGCTTGAGGTCGACTTTTTCTGGCTCATCTGGCTGGGCCTGGCTCCCCGAAGCTTCACCTCCCTGGACTATGTGCCTCTATTGCCCTGGTTTGGGGTGGTGCTGATGGGTATGGCCGGGGGAGCATTGCTCTACAAAGATCTCGGCCGCCGCTTTCCCCTGCCCGATATCAGTGCCTGGCCTCCGGTCAGAGGGCTCATATTCTTGGGCCGCAACTCTCTGGCCATCTATATCCTCCATCAGCCTCTGCTGCTTGGCCTGATCTACCTGGCAGAAGGCCCGTCTCTCTTCTCTTTTGCCTGGAAATGA
- a CDS encoding phospholipase D-like domain-containing protein, producing the protein MEGYWIWLAFLALAVISLSIIQLEAGRNKRLLAGYRQMQMDVEQLRGRLREKEMKLDQLQRECAHLLKLKSRNLDLEEELKKTKRSAEYNSSERLQYLESYLARQEQNPSAIFLGTFPPLRLHSIEDRLCRMLEAARFEVVVVSPWIKRQTWNRIAAPLQKFFRRGGRLVVFMRGRESDYSSGMSDDIQDEVRRLGGELLFVRPLHAKIYMIDRKEAIVTSANLSQGGIDDNYEAGVWLNDPQVIHDICSYVDDLYRCRQS; encoded by the coding sequence ATGGAAGGATATTGGATCTGGCTGGCATTTCTGGCTTTAGCGGTGATATCCCTCAGCATCATCCAGCTGGAAGCTGGTCGCAATAAAAGGCTGCTAGCAGGCTATCGCCAGATGCAAATGGACGTAGAACAGCTGCGGGGCCGGCTCAGGGAAAAGGAGATGAAGCTGGACCAGCTCCAGCGGGAATGCGCACATCTGCTCAAGCTCAAGAGCCGCAACCTGGATCTGGAAGAGGAGCTCAAGAAGACGAAAAGATCGGCAGAATACAATTCGTCGGAAAGGCTGCAATACCTGGAGAGCTACCTTGCCCGCCAGGAGCAAAATCCTTCAGCCATCTTCCTGGGCACCTTTCCACCCCTTCGCCTCCACTCCATTGAGGACAGACTCTGCAGGATGCTGGAGGCGGCCAGGTTCGAGGTGGTGGTTGTATCCCCCTGGATAAAGAGGCAGACCTGGAATCGGATTGCTGCTCCATTGCAGAAGTTCTTCCGCCGGGGAGGGAGGCTGGTGGTGTTCATGAGGGGACGGGAATCGGACTACAGCTCAGGAATGAGCGATGACATCCAGGATGAGGTAAGAAGGCTGGGAGGAGAGCTCCTTTTCGTCCGGCCGCTCCATGCTAAGATCTATATGATCGACAGAAAAGAGGCGATAGTGACCTCTGCCAATCTCTCCCAGGGAGGGATCGATGACAACTACGAGGCAGGGGTATGGTTGAACGATCCCCAGGTCATCCATGATATCTGCTCTTATGTGGATGACCTGTACAGGTGCCGGCAGAGTTGA
- a CDS encoding 30S ribosomal protein S28e, giving the protein MEDDNGIPAEVIEVIGVTGMHGEAMQIKCRILEGNNKGRIITRNSMGPIRIGDVLMLLETAREAKKLTSR; this is encoded by the coding sequence ATGGAGGACGATAACGGAATACCAGCAGAGGTAATCGAGGTCATCGGCGTCACCGGCATGCATGGAGAAGCAATGCAGATCAAGTGCCGTATTCTTGAGGGCAATAACAAGGGGAGAATCATAACCAGGAACAGCATGGGGCCCATACGAATCGGCGATGTCCTTATGCTGCTGGAGACGGCAAGAGAAGCAAAGAAGCTTACCAGCAGGTGA
- a CDS encoding 50S ribosomal protein L24e, protein MEERKCSFCNKTIEPGTGKLYAKKDGTVFFFCSAKCENNVALGRVTRRIKWARKGA, encoded by the coding sequence ATGGAAGAGAGAAAGTGCAGCTTCTGCAATAAGACCATTGAGCCTGGCACGGGCAAGCTCTATGCCAAGAAGGACGGAACGGTATTTTTCTTTTGTTCTGCCAAATGCGAGAACAACGTTGCCCTTGGCCGGGTAACGAGAAGAATAAAGTGGGCCCGCAAGGGGGCATAA
- the infB gene encoding translation initiation factor IF-2 has product MQQKSKKAGKAKGKQSNLRTPIVVVMGHVDHGKTTLLDKIRGTAVAKGEAGLITQHIGATEVPLDVVQDFCGSHFGKEIEIPGLLFIDTPGHHAFTSMRSRGGSLADLAVLIVDVNEGFQPQTIESLSILKRFKTPFVVAANKMDRIGGWHTTTNAPFAKSLKVQSERVSEILDTRLYELVGELYKYGFDADRYDRITDFTRTVGIVPISAITGEGVPDLLMILVGLAQRFLKDNLQLTATGPGVGTILEVKEEKGLGTTLDVILYNGEFFAGDTVIVGTSREPLVTKIRALLKPKPLAEIRSEERFLPVKHVSAASGVKVSAPKLDNALAGSTIRVVSNPDEVEALSLELKSELDAVRIDTENEGLIIKSDTIGSLEALVGELKARDIHIHYADVGPISRRDVIRAAAINDPLLSAILGFNVDILPDALNEIQKTNVPVFSSDIIYTIIESYERWVEDQKNKMEQERLEAVIRPGAVRILPDCVFRQSKPAVVGVQVIGGIVRTQVNLMREDGANVGVIKGIQAHNENQGSATVGQEVAISIDGPTVGRQIHEGDILYVNIPEKHARIVELELKPKLAEDEREVLENFLEIKRKKDPFWGR; this is encoded by the coding sequence ATGCAGCAGAAATCCAAAAAGGCCGGCAAGGCAAAGGGCAAGCAATCAAACCTCAGGACACCGATAGTAGTGGTGATGGGGCATGTGGACCATGGCAAGACCACACTCCTGGATAAGATCCGAGGTACCGCAGTAGCCAAGGGAGAGGCCGGCCTGATAACCCAGCACATTGGCGCCACAGAGGTTCCTTTAGATGTGGTTCAGGATTTCTGTGGATCGCATTTCGGAAAGGAGATCGAGATACCGGGACTGCTGTTCATTGATACGCCGGGCCACCATGCATTCACATCCATGCGCAGCCGGGGCGGCTCCCTGGCCGATCTGGCAGTGCTGATCGTGGATGTAAACGAGGGCTTCCAGCCCCAGACCATCGAGTCCCTGAGCATTCTCAAGCGCTTCAAGACCCCATTTGTGGTTGCTGCCAACAAGATGGACCGCATTGGCGGATGGCATACCACCACCAATGCTCCTTTCGCCAAGAGCCTGAAGGTGCAGAGCGAGAGGGTCTCAGAGATCCTCGATACCAGGCTCTATGAGCTTGTGGGAGAACTCTACAAATATGGCTTTGACGCAGACCGCTATGATCGCATCACCGATTTCACCCGGACGGTGGGCATCGTGCCCATCAGTGCCATAACCGGAGAAGGGGTTCCTGACCTTCTCATGATCCTGGTTGGCCTGGCGCAGAGATTCCTCAAGGATAATCTGCAGCTCACCGCCACCGGTCCAGGGGTGGGCACCATTCTCGAGGTCAAGGAGGAGAAAGGGCTGGGCACTACATTGGATGTCATACTCTACAATGGGGAGTTTTTTGCCGGGGATACTGTAATCGTCGGCACCTCGCGCGAGCCCCTGGTTACCAAGATCAGGGCCTTGCTCAAGCCCAAACCGTTGGCTGAGATCAGGAGCGAGGAGAGGTTCCTTCCGGTAAAGCACGTATCTGCCGCTTCTGGGGTGAAGGTCTCCGCTCCAAAGCTGGATAACGCCCTGGCCGGATCAACCATCCGGGTGGTCTCCAATCCCGACGAGGTAGAGGCCCTATCCCTGGAATTGAAATCCGAGTTGGACGCAGTCAGGATTGACACCGAAAACGAGGGTTTAATCATCAAGTCGGACACCATCGGCTCGCTGGAGGCCCTGGTAGGGGAGCTAAAGGCAAGGGATATTCACATTCACTATGCAGATGTGGGGCCCATATCCAGAAGGGATGTGATAAGGGCCGCTGCCATCAACGATCCCCTTCTTTCCGCCATCCTGGGATTCAATGTGGATATACTGCCCGATGCCTTGAACGAGATACAGAAGACGAATGTACCTGTCTTCTCCAGCGATATCATCTACACCATCATCGAGAGCTACGAACGCTGGGTGGAAGATCAGAAGAATAAGATGGAGCAAGAGCGCCTTGAAGCGGTCATCCGGCCGGGGGCAGTGCGCATACTTCCAGATTGTGTCTTCCGGCAATCTAAGCCCGCTGTGGTGGGAGTTCAGGTGATCGGCGGGATCGTCAGGACCCAGGTCAATCTAATGAGAGAGGACGGGGCCAATGTAGGAGTGATCAAGGGAATCCAGGCCCACAATGAGAACCAGGGATCGGCAACCGTCGGCCAGGAGGTGGCCATATCCATCGACGGGCCCACTGTGGGCCGGCAGATCCATGAAGGTGATATCCTCTATGTCAATATCCCGGAAAAGCATGCCCGCATTGTGGAGCTGGAGCTGAAGCCGAAGCTGGCCGAGGATGAGAGAGAGGTGCTGGAGAATTTCCTGGAGATCAAACGCAAGAAGGACCCATTCTGGGGAAGGTAG
- a CDS encoding transcription initiation factor IIB — MEEIEKLREIERAEPEKLKERTRLRREKEKVDEFEKFTVECPECKSHTLVRDYERAELVCSDCGLVIDENFIDQGPEWRAFDHDQRMKRSRVGAPMTYTIHDKGLSTMIDWRNRDSYGKTISSKNRAQLYRLRKWQRRIRVSNATERNLAFALSELDRMASALGLSRNVRETAAVVYRKAVDKNLIRGRSIEGVAAAALYAACRQCNVPRTLDEIAEVSRVSRKEIGRTYRFVSRELALKLMPTSPIDYIPRFCSGLNLKGEVQAKGIEILRQAAEKELTSGRGPTGVAAAAIYIASILCGDRRTQREVADVAGVTEVTIRNRYKELAEELDIEIIL; from the coding sequence GTGGAAGAAATTGAAAAGCTGAGAGAGATAGAGAGGGCAGAGCCGGAGAAGCTCAAGGAGCGTACCCGGCTCAGACGCGAGAAAGAGAAGGTAGACGAGTTTGAGAAGTTTACAGTCGAGTGCCCAGAGTGCAAGAGCCACACCCTGGTGCGCGACTATGAACGAGCAGAACTGGTTTGCTCCGACTGCGGCCTGGTGATCGATGAGAACTTCATAGATCAGGGGCCGGAATGGAGAGCCTTCGACCACGATCAACGCATGAAGAGGTCGAGGGTTGGGGCGCCCATGACGTACACCATCCACGACAAGGGACTCTCCACCATGATCGACTGGAGGAACAGGGACTCATATGGCAAGACCATATCCTCCAAGAATAGGGCTCAGCTCTACCGCTTGAGAAAATGGCAGAGGCGCATCCGGGTCAGCAATGCCACAGAGCGAAACCTAGCCTTTGCCCTGTCTGAGCTGGACCGAATGGCATCAGCTCTAGGTCTATCCAGAAATGTGCGGGAGACGGCGGCGGTTGTCTACCGCAAGGCTGTAGACAAGAACCTCATCCGGGGGCGGAGCATTGAAGGCGTGGCAGCAGCAGCGCTCTATGCCGCCTGCCGCCAGTGCAATGTGCCTCGTACCCTGGATGAGATCGCAGAGGTATCCAGGGTATCGAGAAAAGAGATCGGCAGGACATACCGGTTTGTGTCCCGGGAGCTGGCCTTGAAGCTCATGCCCACCAGCCCCATCGACTACATCCCCCGCTTCTGCTCCGGCCTGAATCTGAAGGGCGAGGTGCAGGCGAAGGGAATTGAGATCCTCCGCCAGGCCGCGGAAAAGGAGCTCACCAGCGGGCGCGGGCCCACTGGCGTGGCCGCAGCCGCTATATATATCGCCTCCATCCTCTGCGGGGACCGGCGCACACAGCGCGAGGTGGCAGATGTGGCAGGAGTGACAGAGGTCACCATCAGGAACCGCTACAAAGAGCTGGCAGAAGAGCTGGACATAGAGATAATCCTTTGA